In Candidatus Methylacidiphilales bacterium, the following are encoded in one genomic region:
- the rsmI gene encoding 16S rRNA (cytidine(1402)-2'-O)-methyltransferase: MAGKLYVVGTPIGNLEDITVRALRVLKEVDLVAAEDTRHTGLLLHHFGISVPQQSYHKFNESQRQAEFLQRLQDGGKIALVSDAGMPGVSDPGERLIRSCVRAGVDIEVVPGPSAVLHALVASGMKITPFYFGGFLPVKGGARRTELAAAGARDSTSVYFESPYRLLRTLEDCVLVLPERTVCVARELTKKFEEIRRGPASELLAHFLKGKVRGEITFVVAGSAGEGGH, from the coding sequence ATGGCAGGAAAACTCTACGTGGTTGGGACGCCGATCGGAAATTTGGAGGACATCACGGTCCGGGCCCTGCGGGTGTTGAAGGAGGTGGACCTGGTCGCCGCGGAAGACACCCGGCACACGGGCTTGCTCTTGCACCATTTTGGCATCTCGGTGCCGCAGCAGAGTTACCACAAATTCAACGAGAGCCAGAGACAGGCGGAGTTTTTGCAACGCCTCCAGGATGGAGGCAAGATCGCGCTGGTCAGCGATGCGGGCATGCCCGGGGTGTCCGACCCGGGGGAGCGTTTGATCCGGTCCTGCGTGCGCGCGGGGGTGGATATCGAGGTGGTGCCGGGTCCGTCGGCGGTGCTGCACGCCCTCGTTGCTTCGGGCATGAAAATCACCCCGTTTTATTTCGGGGGGTTTTTACCGGTCAAGGGCGGGGCCCGGAGGACGGAATTGGCGGCCGCGGGGGCGCGAGACAGCACCAGTGTTTATTTTGAGTCGCCCTACCGCCTTTTGCGAACGCTGGAGGATTGTGTCCTGGTCTTGCCGGAGCGGACGGTGTGCGTGGCCCGGGAGTTGACCAAAAAATTCGAGGAAATCCGGAGGGGACCCGCTTCCGAGTTGCTGGCCCATTTCCTGAAGGGCAAGGTCCGTGGGGAAATCACCTTCGTGGTGGCTGGAAGCGCGGGCGAGGGTGGTCATTGA
- a CDS encoding response regulator translates to MSRILIIEDSDSMREQLVMLLSDLNHNLSTASNGLEAVQVVRQSAPFDLMITDMFMPEMDGIEAIEQIKSLQPDIKIIAISGGGLGMSGAAMLEIADGLGAQKTLPKPFQPEELRLAVEQALAA, encoded by the coding sequence ATGAGCCGAATATTGATCATTGAAGACAGTGACTCGATGCGCGAGCAACTCGTCATGCTTCTATCAGACCTGAACCACAACTTATCGACCGCTTCCAACGGGCTCGAAGCGGTGCAAGTTGTGCGCCAGTCCGCCCCCTTCGATCTCATGATCACCGACATGTTCATGCCCGAAATGGACGGCATTGAGGCCATCGAGCAGATCAAGTCCCTCCAACCCGACATCAAAATCATCGCCATCTCCGGCGGCGGATTGGGCATGTCCGGTGCCGCCATGCTGGAGATTGCCGACGGACTCGGGGCCCAGAAGACCCTGCCCAAGCCTTTCCAACCGGAAGAACTGCGGCTGGCGGTGGAACAAGCCCTGGCCGCCTGA
- a CDS encoding response regulator, whose protein sequence is MSTTQTSPSPTHRTASFQTPSLPVALTVPLSGDHGQSDTVLRDALTHQTGKVSTPVRDRYSPGIKVDWANLVDSTATLPFNITLDQVQQFYREHPTEKYAAVLDRDRIVGLCSELSISRKLTVSRGLGYHVYSKTSLERHLEPTFLTIQRGTPVRDVLFRVMSRTEGFFDDVILTDERGKYLGLIRTQTMMLLQHRISQQQVDDLESLTLKLSDNNIELERARDTAMQAAEMKSTFLANMSHEIRTPLNGILGMIKILMRTELVPQQRRYATTVLNSANALLTILNDILDFSKIEAGKMTFEQINFDLSDVVEECVQLLSERAREKKIQIFSWIDLQAKTRIVSDSSRLRQVILNLASNAVKFTENGEVVVRIDQEKESPTHVTLRVSVKDTGIGVTPEVRERLFRPFEQGDRATNRKFGGTGLGLAICKRIVEMLGGSIGCESELGKGSTFWFLIDLPKQADTDHLAARREEDLWGLRMLIVDSSTTFGSYLEQHMGRWKVVSRITHDSAHALDIARSQADRGTLFDAVIVDYHLEPMNGLELARHFQADPRLARSRFILLTSFENELSADTLAQAGVAGTLPKPLKPSELYDKLAESLRSQPENRHIVSAVESQVPKSVPVVLSTPTPIPAPEPRTREISPAAVPAPPALATTQQERACPPLNLLLVEDSEVNREVAIILLSSWGHTVETAENGRVAVTMLQDRTFDGILMDCQMPEMDGYEATKVIRDPSSRVLDHDVPIVAMTANAMPGDREICIRAGMNDYVGKPIDEGELLQSLFRVARNKTQRAGSATTAQPMTPAPNPVDSLESAFTRSVPSLAVAAPPMDSTPNVVTAGAPSDPVEEEDDDAPYFPARLMSLFLNETSSRLAELRESLQREDMIVVQRIAHTIKGTAGNFRAHRLYEITRQIEKLSRDHDIQAIWPLMGQAEETFQNVKTKYLQSVAYQPGETPS, encoded by the coding sequence ATGTCCACCACCCAAACCAGTCCAAGCCCCACGCACCGGACGGCCTCTTTCCAGACCCCCAGTCTGCCCGTGGCCCTGACGGTTCCTCTTTCCGGGGATCACGGCCAATCTGATACCGTCCTGCGCGATGCCCTCACCCACCAGACCGGGAAGGTATCCACTCCCGTGCGTGACCGCTACTCTCCCGGAATCAAGGTCGACTGGGCCAACCTCGTTGATTCCACCGCCACCCTCCCTTTCAACATCACCCTGGACCAAGTCCAACAGTTCTACCGCGAACATCCGACGGAAAAATACGCCGCGGTGCTCGACCGCGACCGCATCGTCGGCCTCTGCTCGGAATTGAGCATCTCGCGCAAACTCACCGTCAGCCGCGGCCTCGGCTACCACGTCTATTCCAAGACCAGCCTCGAACGACACCTTGAACCCACATTCCTCACCATCCAACGCGGCACCCCCGTGCGCGACGTCCTCTTTCGAGTCATGTCCCGGACCGAGGGTTTTTTCGACGATGTCATCCTGACCGATGAACGCGGCAAGTATCTGGGCCTCATCCGCACCCAGACCATGATGCTGCTCCAACACCGCATCAGCCAGCAACAGGTCGATGACCTCGAATCCCTGACCCTCAAGCTCAGCGACAACAACATCGAGCTCGAACGCGCCCGTGACACCGCCATGCAGGCGGCTGAAATGAAATCCACCTTCCTGGCCAACATGAGCCATGAGATCCGCACCCCGCTCAACGGAATTCTCGGGATGATCAAGATCCTCATGCGGACCGAACTGGTCCCGCAACAGCGGCGCTACGCCACCACCGTTCTCAATTCCGCCAACGCCCTCCTCACCATCCTCAATGACATCCTCGACTTCTCCAAGATCGAGGCTGGGAAGATGACCTTTGAGCAGATCAACTTCGACCTTTCCGATGTCGTCGAGGAATGTGTCCAGTTGCTATCCGAACGCGCCCGCGAGAAAAAAATCCAGATCTTCAGCTGGATCGACCTCCAAGCCAAAACCCGCATCGTCTCGGATTCCAGCCGCCTCCGCCAGGTCATCCTCAATCTTGCCTCCAATGCGGTCAAATTCACCGAGAACGGCGAAGTCGTCGTCCGCATCGACCAGGAAAAAGAATCACCCACCCACGTCACCCTGCGGGTCTCGGTCAAAGACACCGGCATCGGCGTCACCCCCGAAGTCCGCGAGCGCCTCTTCCGCCCGTTCGAACAGGGCGACCGTGCCACCAACCGCAAATTCGGCGGCACCGGACTCGGACTGGCCATCTGCAAACGCATCGTGGAAATGCTCGGCGGATCTATCGGCTGCGAGAGCGAACTGGGCAAGGGATCCACTTTCTGGTTCCTCATCGATCTGCCCAAACAGGCCGACACCGACCATTTGGCCGCCCGCCGCGAAGAAGACCTCTGGGGACTTCGCATGCTGATCGTTGACTCCAGCACCACGTTTGGTTCCTACCTCGAGCAACACATGGGCCGATGGAAGGTCGTTTCCCGCATCACCCACGATTCCGCCCATGCCTTGGACATTGCCCGATCCCAGGCCGACCGCGGCACCCTCTTCGACGCAGTCATCGTGGATTACCATCTCGAACCGATGAACGGCCTGGAACTGGCCCGCCATTTCCAAGCGGATCCCCGCCTGGCCCGTTCCCGTTTCATTCTCCTGACCTCCTTCGAAAACGAATTGTCCGCCGACACCTTGGCCCAGGCGGGTGTGGCGGGCACCCTGCCCAAACCCCTCAAGCCCTCCGAACTTTATGACAAGCTGGCGGAAAGCCTCCGCTCGCAACCGGAAAACCGACACATCGTCTCCGCAGTGGAATCGCAAGTGCCCAAGTCGGTTCCCGTAGTGCTTTCCACCCCGACTCCCATCCCCGCTCCGGAGCCCCGAACCCGGGAAATCTCCCCGGCCGCCGTGCCGGCCCCACCGGCCCTCGCCACCACCCAACAAGAACGCGCCTGCCCCCCCCTCAACCTCCTTTTGGTCGAGGACAGCGAGGTCAACCGCGAAGTCGCCATCATCCTGCTCAGCAGTTGGGGCCACACCGTCGAGACCGCGGAAAACGGACGCGTCGCCGTCACCATGCTTCAGGACCGCACCTTCGACGGTATCCTCATGGACTGCCAGATGCCGGAAATGGATGGTTACGAAGCTACCAAAGTCATCCGCGATCCCTCCAGCAGGGTCCTCGACCATGATGTGCCCATCGTGGCCATGACGGCCAACGCCATGCCTGGCGACCGGGAGATCTGCATACGCGCCGGCATGAACGACTACGTCGGCAAGCCGATCGACGAGGGCGAACTTTTACAGTCCCTGTTCAGGGTGGCCAGGAACAAAACCCAGCGGGCCGGAAGCGCGACCACCGCTCAACCCATGACCCCGGCTCCCAATCCGGTTGATTCGCTCGAATCCGCATTCACCCGGTCCGTGCCCAGCCTCGCCGTGGCAGCTCCACCCATGGATTCCACACCCAATGTAGTGACGGCCGGGGCCCCTTCGGACCCGGTGGAAGAGGAGGATGATGACGCCCCTTATTTCCCCGCGCGCCTGATGAGCCTGTTCCTCAACGAAACCAGCTCACGTCTGGCCGAACTGCGTGAATCTCTCCAGCGCGAAGACATGATCGTGGTCCAGCGCATCGCCCACACGATCAAAGGAACGGCGGGCAACTTCCGCGCCCACCGACTTTACGAAATCACACGCCAAATCGAAAAACTGTCCCGTGACCACGACATCCAGGCCATCTGGCCCCTGATGGGCCAGGCCGAGGAAACCTTCCAGAACGTCAAAACCAAATACCTCCAGTCGGTAGCCTATCAACCCGGAGAAACCCCATCATGA
- a CDS encoding MotA/TolQ/ExbB proton channel family protein: protein MTTSGVFEIIQLGGPIMWALFACSVVGLGVFVERLIHFHRCSMPVEPFLKGIANLVRQGKHEEALERCDEAYGPAVRVVQAALMKRNLGKDDLKELTREVAQLQVPALEAHLPLLGMVAQISPLLGLLGTVVGMISTFMNMNHSMGAAPISDLAGGIWEALITTAGGLCVAIPAYVAHHYLISRLNTLITDMERSGIEIVQLLKLSSGPAAASEPVVAAKLPAAQP from the coding sequence ATGACGACCTCCGGAGTTTTTGAAATCATCCAGTTGGGCGGCCCGATCATGTGGGCGCTCTTTGCTTGCAGCGTTGTCGGTCTGGGGGTGTTCGTGGAGCGCTTGATCCACTTCCACCGTTGTTCGATGCCGGTGGAGCCCTTTCTCAAAGGCATCGCGAACCTGGTCCGGCAGGGCAAACACGAGGAGGCTTTGGAGCGTTGCGACGAGGCCTACGGTCCTGCGGTGCGGGTTGTGCAGGCGGCGTTGATGAAACGGAACCTGGGCAAAGACGACCTGAAAGAATTGACCCGGGAAGTGGCCCAACTCCAGGTTCCCGCACTGGAAGCCCACCTGCCCCTCCTGGGGATGGTCGCCCAGATTTCCCCCCTGTTGGGACTGCTGGGAACGGTGGTCGGCATGATTTCCACCTTCATGAACATGAACCATTCCATGGGTGCGGCACCGATCAGCGATCTGGCCGGGGGCATCTGGGAAGCGCTGATCACGACTGCCGGCGGACTTTGCGTGGCCATCCCCGCCTATGTGGCCCACCATTACCTCATCAGCCGCCTCAACACTCTTATCACCGATATGGAACGCAGCGGGATCGAGATTGTCCAGTTGCTCAAGCTTTCATCCGGTCCCGCCGCCGCCTCTGAACCCGTTGTTGCGGCCAAGCTCCCGGCCGCACAGCCGTGA
- a CDS encoding response regulator, with the protein MSTIPDLNADSTVYLFDGRQQNGPMPYADLWALARSGKLPNHAFFWSPGMADWLPVSRLPVLRTPGVTASPCVLVIDDDVIMSEMISELIRQHKIEAVTADDFGPACQILEERGLDKFDAVITDFEMPGGTGVELVRWIKQRDRSLQVIMLTAQDNKEVVKLSLRSGVVDFLEKPVRKSALMNALDSAISQTLRQREERAAFMEMVRQRLVGKGVLAEQVMKELIFRESGLSNLLTKLDAISRYTAQLEQSGTSILPGSEVPQGSGPFSGVLGELSVMDILQMLIQSHKTGELKISRTDRTFVGSAYLDDGSIIHAASGPDQGHEALKSLLQCNRGYFSFDYGSEPQRRTIQAHGISSLLQVTSEIDIKKGSLVAA; encoded by the coding sequence ATGAGCACTATCCCCGATCTAAATGCCGATTCCACGGTCTACCTCTTCGACGGACGCCAACAAAATGGCCCCATGCCTTACGCCGACCTGTGGGCCCTGGCCCGTTCCGGCAAGCTGCCCAATCACGCCTTTTTCTGGTCCCCCGGCATGGCCGACTGGCTCCCGGTCAGCCGCCTGCCCGTCCTACGCACCCCAGGCGTCACTGCCTCACCCTGCGTACTCGTCATCGACGATGATGTCATCATGTCGGAGATGATCTCGGAATTGATCCGACAGCATAAAATCGAGGCTGTGACCGCCGACGACTTCGGTCCCGCCTGCCAGATCCTCGAAGAGCGCGGTTTGGACAAATTCGACGCCGTCATCACCGACTTCGAAATGCCCGGTGGCACGGGCGTGGAATTGGTCCGTTGGATCAAGCAGCGCGACCGCTCGCTCCAGGTCATCATGCTCACGGCCCAGGACAACAAGGAAGTGGTCAAGCTTTCGCTCCGCTCCGGGGTGGTCGATTTCCTGGAAAAACCCGTGCGTAAATCCGCCCTCATGAACGCCCTGGATTCCGCCATCAGCCAGACCCTCCGCCAGCGCGAGGAACGGGCCGCCTTCATGGAAATGGTCCGCCAGCGCCTCGTCGGCAAGGGCGTCCTTGCTGAACAGGTGATGAAGGAGCTGATCTTCCGGGAATCCGGCCTTTCCAACCTTCTGACCAAGCTTGATGCCATCAGCCGGTATACCGCCCAGCTCGAACAGTCCGGCACCTCCATCCTCCCCGGCTCCGAAGTTCCCCAGGGTTCCGGCCCCTTCAGCGGTGTCTTGGGCGAGCTCAGCGTCATGGACATCCTCCAGATGCTCATCCAGTCCCACAAAACCGGTGAGCTCAAAATCTCCCGCACCGACCGCACCTTCGTCGGCTCAGCCTACCTCGACGACGGCAGCATCATCCACGCCGCCTCCGGTCCGGACCAGGGACACGAGGCCCTCAAGAGCCTGTTGCAGTGCAATCGTGGTTACTTCAGCTTCGATTACGGCTCCGAACCCCAGCGTCGCACCATCCAAGCCCACGGCATCTCCTCCCTCCTCCAGGTCACCTCGGAAATCGACATCAAAAAAGGCAGCCTCGTTGCCGCCTGA
- the pyk gene encoding pyruvate kinase, translated as MRRTKIIATLGPATENPETIREMIRLGVNIFRLNMSHATHAWVRTIVPVIREAATSLRRNTAILMDTQGPAIRTGDLPTKLDLKVGDKFTFTVRGTQSEEVFSVDTNYDDLVNDIKVGDIVLVDNGVIHMIVREKKDNALVCEVLTPGTLGSRRHINLPGVRVNLPCLTEKDLADLKVGIECQVDWVALSFVREGADITKLREVLAADGGGDIAVMAKIEDQSAVKNIGEIVDAADAIMVARGDLGIEWPYEELPIVQRRIVKHCIRKVKPVVVATHMLESMISSPVPTRAEITDVANAVFEQADAIMLSGETTVGKYPLRCVEVLDRVAQRIERSGGINFHQEIQVEAPRDQVSASAVHLANQVGADALFVFTRTGRIARIVAGLRPVCPIMAFTPDRRLSRRLCLLHGIYAHTLAFDESPLATIELAEEHIRGHQFMPPDAKVVIVTEMLVNQKRFWTAQLRTLG; from the coding sequence ATGCGGCGCACAAAAATCATCGCCACCCTCGGGCCGGCCACGGAGAACCCGGAAACCATCCGCGAAATGATCCGACTCGGTGTCAACATTTTCCGCCTCAACATGTCCCATGCCACCCACGCCTGGGTCCGCACCATCGTCCCGGTCATCCGGGAAGCCGCCACCTCCCTCCGGCGCAACACGGCCATCCTCATGGACACCCAAGGGCCCGCCATCCGCACCGGCGACTTGCCGACCAAACTCGACCTCAAGGTCGGTGACAAATTCACCTTCACCGTCCGCGGGACCCAGTCCGAGGAGGTTTTCTCCGTCGACACCAATTACGACGATCTGGTCAACGACATCAAAGTCGGCGACATCGTCCTGGTCGACAATGGTGTCATCCACATGATCGTGCGGGAAAAGAAGGACAACGCCCTCGTCTGCGAAGTCCTCACCCCCGGCACCCTCGGCAGCCGGCGCCACATCAACCTTCCCGGAGTTCGGGTCAACCTCCCCTGCCTCACGGAAAAAGACCTCGCCGACCTCAAGGTCGGCATCGAATGCCAGGTGGATTGGGTCGCCCTGTCCTTCGTGCGCGAGGGCGCGGACATCACCAAGCTGCGCGAAGTCCTGGCAGCGGACGGAGGCGGTGACATCGCGGTCATGGCCAAAATCGAAGACCAGTCCGCGGTCAAGAACATCGGCGAAATCGTGGATGCCGCCGACGCCATCATGGTGGCCCGAGGGGATCTGGGCATCGAATGGCCCTACGAGGAACTGCCCATCGTCCAGCGCCGCATCGTCAAACACTGCATCCGCAAGGTCAAACCGGTTGTTGTCGCCACCCACATGCTGGAAAGCATGATCTCCAGCCCGGTTCCCACCCGGGCCGAGATCACCGACGTCGCCAACGCCGTCTTCGAGCAGGCCGACGCCATCATGCTCTCCGGGGAAACCACCGTGGGCAAGTATCCCCTGCGCTGCGTCGAGGTGCTGGACCGTGTGGCCCAGCGGATCGAACGCAGTGGTGGCATCAACTTCCATCAGGAGATCCAGGTCGAGGCTCCCCGCGACCAGGTATCCGCCTCGGCGGTCCACTTGGCCAACCAAGTGGGGGCTGATGCCCTCTTTGTCTTCACCCGCACCGGACGCATCGCCCGCATAGTCGCCGGTCTGCGCCCGGTCTGTCCCATCATGGCCTTCACCCCGGACCGACGGCTTTCCCGCCGTCTCTGCCTCCTCCACGGCATCTACGCCCATACCCTGGCCTTCGACGAATCCCCCCTGGCCACCATCGAACTCGCCGAAGAACACATCCGCGGCCACCAATTCATGCCCCCCGATGCCAAAGTCGTCATCGTCACGGAAATGCTCGTCAATCAGAAAAGGTTCTGGACCGCCCAACTGCGCACCTTGGGTTGA